In Paenibacillus guangzhouensis, a single window of DNA contains:
- a CDS encoding phosphotransferase family protein — MIRREAPAIQDVQQVLTECLHSTDFTVERERSGVSTYVYRVHAAGQVLYLRVLPEQGMSFVVEVQLHQLLRLKGVQVPEVLHFEHRNEVLGMSMMVVTEIAGSDASRCDSADQYKHLLREAGHQLALLNQVDVDGFGWVVRDNTSLDKKLHGEKRSLHEVIFENLDEDLSGLAGHVFHPEEAARIRQLLDSGTELMTRHAPKLAHGDFDDSHIFQQDGQYSGIIDFGEIQGSSPFYDLGHFKLHDGQRYQGFEALTAGYHDVRMLTRDDHAEIDLWALWIGVRRLGMIHGRPLGGYHEHLSRTVKQLLTHMKPMK, encoded by the coding sequence TTGATTAGAAGAGAGGCCCCTGCCATTCAGGATGTGCAACAAGTTCTAACGGAATGTCTTCATTCAACTGATTTTACGGTTGAGAGAGAGCGGAGCGGCGTATCTACATATGTGTATCGTGTTCATGCTGCGGGTCAAGTGCTGTACCTTCGTGTTCTTCCCGAGCAAGGGATGAGCTTCGTAGTGGAAGTGCAGTTACATCAGCTGCTGCGGCTTAAGGGCGTTCAAGTTCCTGAAGTGCTCCATTTCGAGCATCGAAATGAAGTGCTTGGCATGTCCATGATGGTGGTTACCGAGATCGCGGGGAGCGATGCTAGCAGATGCGACTCTGCCGATCAATATAAGCATCTTCTGAGGGAGGCCGGACATCAACTGGCTCTTCTCAACCAGGTTGATGTTGACGGGTTCGGTTGGGTTGTCCGAGACAATACCTCTTTGGACAAGAAGCTTCATGGAGAGAAAAGAAGTCTGCACGAAGTCATCTTTGAAAATCTTGATGAGGATTTGTCTGGGCTAGCAGGACATGTATTTCATCCGGAGGAAGCTGCTCGGATCCGACAATTACTAGATTCGGGTACGGAGCTGATGACGCGTCATGCTCCGAAGCTGGCCCATGGAGATTTTGATGACTCTCACATTTTTCAGCAGGATGGACAGTATAGCGGGATCATCGATTTTGGAGAAATCCAAGGAAGCAGCCCATTCTACGACTTGGGACATTTCAAACTGCATGATGGTCAGCGATATCAAGGTTTCGAAGCGCTGACAGCGGGATATCACGATGTAAGGATGCTAACGCGCGATGATCACGCTGAGATTGACCTCTGGGCATTATGGATTGGCGTTCGCAGGCTCGGCATGATCCATGGAAGGCCTTTGGGCGGCTACCACGAGCATCTCAGTCGTACGGTGAAGCAGCTGCTAACGCATATGAAACCTATGAAATAA
- a CDS encoding DUF1801 domain-containing protein: MNQEVTEFIETLKEPWQGELSTNLREVVRQAIPDVQERMQYKKPHFLKNGKYAAVISTSKDAVSFTIFHATNLTLPEGMFDGPPERKTLKLRKGDTVDAEQLVAWVSEASSAI; the protein is encoded by the coding sequence ATGAATCAAGAAGTTACTGAATTTATCGAAACATTAAAGGAACCATGGCAAGGAGAGCTGTCCACAAATTTGCGCGAGGTTGTTCGCCAAGCCATACCGGACGTACAGGAGCGGATGCAGTACAAGAAGCCGCATTTTCTGAAAAACGGCAAATATGCTGCAGTGATCTCGACTTCGAAGGATGCGGTGAGCTTTACGATCTTCCATGCGACGAACCTTACACTTCCGGAAGGGATGTTCGATGGGCCGCCGGAGAGAAAGACGTTGAAGCTGCGTAAAGGGGATACGGTAGATGCTGAGCAGCTCGTGGCTTGGGTTAGTGAGGCATCGAGTGCAATTTAG
- a CDS encoding winged helix-turn-helix transcriptional regulator encodes MEDHVQGPNEQRYSHICSVLQILNAKWAFLIIAELSQGPKRFQQLHRDLAVVKTQSLTNVLRLLEKNEIVRRQVFPTVPISVEYSLTEKGMDFQTSLKEMEKWAIKWGPARDAEG; translated from the coding sequence TTGGAAGATCACGTGCAAGGTCCAAATGAACAACGGTACTCGCATATTTGTTCCGTATTGCAAATTCTGAACGCCAAATGGGCGTTCCTCATCATCGCCGAGCTCTCGCAAGGGCCCAAACGGTTCCAGCAGCTTCACCGAGACCTTGCCGTCGTAAAGACACAATCGCTGACTAACGTCCTCAGGCTCTTGGAGAAGAATGAGATCGTCCGGCGTCAGGTGTTTCCTACTGTTCCGATTAGCGTGGAATATTCCTTAACGGAGAAAGGTATGGACTTCCAGACCTCCCTGAAGGAGATGGAGAAATGGGCCATCAAGTGGGGACCTGCGAGAGACGCAGAGGGCTAG
- a CDS encoding YciI family protein → MRYMLIAKATEYTEAGVKYSREYDAARAAYKESLVRAGVLLADEALHPSATGLRIGYPVHGGEPEVTVGPFPVDQELIAGYMVIEVRLEEEAIDWARRMPVPSGPMAFGVELRKLEEDVALARDPHILAMEVDLEEQRNMLNQ, encoded by the coding sequence ATGCGATATATGTTGATTGCGAAGGCAACAGAGTACACGGAGGCAGGTGTGAAGTACAGCAGGGAATACGATGCGGCGAGGGCCGCGTATAAGGAATCGCTCGTGAGAGCTGGCGTGCTCCTAGCCGATGAAGCGCTGCATCCTAGTGCGACGGGGCTTCGTATCGGGTATCCGGTCCATGGCGGAGAGCCGGAGGTCACCGTAGGGCCTTTCCCGGTAGACCAAGAGCTTATTGCCGGCTACATGGTGATTGAAGTGCGGTTGGAAGAAGAAGCGATTGATTGGGCGCGTCGTATGCCGGTTCCAAGCGGGCCAATGGCCTTTGGGGTTGAGCTGCGCAAGCTCGAAGAGGATGTGGCTCTCGCAAGAGATCCCCACATTCTGGCGATGGAAGTGGATTTAGAAGAGCAGCGGAACATGTTGAACCAATGA
- a CDS encoding RNA polymerase sigma factor, translated as MTVANTQRTIDAIWRIESPKLIAGLTRMVRDVGLAEDLAQDALVIALERWPEIGIPDNPGAWLMTAAKRRAIDLLRRNKVRDQKYDEIARHAELYTEDDVDARLDGEINDDLLRLIFMTCHPLLSQDARVALTLRLLCGLTTDEIARSFLAAESTIAQRIVRAKKTLNAEKVPFEVPMGDELKERLAAVLEVIYLMFNEGYAATSGDHWVKPLLCQEALRLGRVLAEIAPQESEVHGLVALMEIQSSRFRTRVNAAGEPVLLMDQNRAQWDRLLIRRGLAALERCQKLGRPLGPYALQAAISACHAEAKSAEETNWIRIAALYEGLSRLMPSPVVELNRAVAIAMAFGPEFGLQIVDELSVEPAMRGYHLLPSVRGDLLVKLGRLEEARAEFERAAAMTRNVREQALLRSRAAECMSDASQ; from the coding sequence GTGACGGTAGCAAATACACAGCGAACCATAGATGCTATATGGCGCATCGAGTCGCCTAAGCTAATCGCCGGATTAACTCGCATGGTGCGAGACGTGGGGCTGGCAGAGGATTTGGCACAGGATGCGTTGGTCATTGCGCTAGAGCGTTGGCCGGAGATCGGGATCCCGGATAATCCGGGCGCCTGGTTAATGACCGCTGCCAAGCGGCGTGCGATCGATCTGCTGCGCAGGAATAAGGTACGGGATCAGAAGTATGATGAGATTGCCAGGCATGCAGAACTGTATACGGAAGATGATGTGGATGCGAGGCTTGACGGGGAGATTAACGATGATCTTCTCCGTCTGATCTTCATGACCTGCCACCCGCTATTATCGCAGGATGCTAGAGTTGCCTTGACATTGCGTTTGTTGTGCGGGCTAACGACGGATGAGATTGCACGCTCATTCCTGGCAGCGGAGTCAACCATTGCGCAGCGCATTGTACGGGCGAAGAAGACGCTTAATGCGGAGAAGGTGCCTTTCGAGGTGCCGATGGGGGACGAGCTGAAGGAACGTCTGGCCGCCGTACTCGAAGTCATCTATCTGATGTTCAATGAGGGATATGCGGCGACTTCAGGCGATCATTGGGTTAAGCCGCTGCTCTGTCAGGAAGCGCTGCGGCTTGGGCGCGTTCTCGCAGAGATTGCGCCGCAGGAATCGGAGGTGCATGGGCTGGTTGCCTTGATGGAGATTCAATCCTCACGCTTCAGAACGCGGGTGAATGCCGCAGGTGAACCTGTGCTTCTGATGGATCAGAACCGAGCACAGTGGGATCGGTTGTTGATTCGACGGGGGCTTGCGGCATTGGAACGCTGCCAGAAGCTTGGTCGACCGCTTGGGCCGTATGCGCTGCAAGCAGCCATATCGGCATGCCATGCGGAGGCGAAATCAGCTGAGGAGACGAATTGGATTCGAATTGCAGCGCTATACGAAGGGTTGTCTCGATTGATGCCGTCGCCGGTCGTTGAGCTGAACCGGGCGGTTGCGATCGCCATGGCGTTCGGCCCGGAATTCGGTTTGCAGATTGTCGATGAGCTGAGCGTCGAGCCTGCCATGAGAGGATACCATCTGCTGCCGAGCGTGCGCGGTGACCTGCTGGTGAAGCTGGGACGGCTTGAAGAAGCTCGTGCAGAGTTCGAGCGCGCAGCCGCCATGACGCGGAATGTCCGCGAGCAGGCGTTGCTGCGTAGTCGGGCAGCCGAGTGTATGTCTGATGCATCGCAATAA
- a CDS encoding serine hydrolase domain-containing protein — protein sequence MGHQVGTCERRRGLVNTSFSNQNIGGDGSVMNMPERAQPVQREQFTPLTDRILRVKEQLSCTAAAVYVIHRDTVVHESYMGSYDYEAQTLPVTASTRFNVASVRKSYLGLAVSLALHQKRISSLDDPITGYLDDLNVKAVQGTTLRHLLTHTHGLKNNHERAFPAGTGWMYNNVGINMLIRVIRKVFEAPLADVMRHYVFGPCGLTETGWQKEPNEHLVWLGESYAAEQGGEVNLFVSARELAHWGYLHLQHGLVNGKQVIPREVTERATIIQSPSRLDDSLPRNGFAWWVQDKPRPLSELGHSLPTGSYQILGKTGCACLVIPQYQLVAVRMYNQTGANPHGYDYLEDIQAFGDTVLACTLQ from the coding sequence ATGGGCCATCAAGTGGGGACCTGCGAGAGACGCAGAGGGCTAGTGAACACAAGCTTTTCAAATCAAAATATTGGAGGCGATGGCAGCGTGATGAACATGCCTGAACGTGCACAACCGGTGCAGCGTGAGCAATTTACACCATTGACCGATCGAATTCTCCGGGTTAAAGAACAACTCTCTTGTACCGCCGCAGCCGTATATGTCATTCACCGCGATACCGTTGTCCATGAATCCTACATGGGATCTTATGATTATGAAGCTCAAACACTTCCCGTCACAGCCTCTACACGCTTCAATGTAGCTTCCGTCAGGAAATCGTACCTGGGTCTGGCCGTCAGTCTGGCGCTTCACCAGAAGCGGATCTCCTCTCTTGACGACCCCATTACCGGTTACTTGGATGATTTGAACGTTAAAGCCGTGCAAGGAACCACCCTCAGACATCTGTTAACGCATACCCACGGGCTCAAGAACAACCACGAGAGAGCCTTTCCTGCCGGGACAGGTTGGATGTATAACAACGTCGGAATTAATATGCTGATTCGTGTGATTCGTAAGGTGTTCGAGGCACCTCTTGCCGATGTCATGCGTCACTATGTGTTCGGTCCATGCGGGTTGACAGAGACGGGATGGCAGAAGGAACCGAATGAACATCTCGTGTGGCTAGGGGAATCGTATGCTGCGGAACAAGGCGGAGAAGTGAACCTATTTGTTAGTGCACGAGAACTAGCGCATTGGGGATATCTGCATCTGCAACATGGCCTCGTAAATGGCAAACAAGTGATTCCGAGAGAAGTCACAGAACGTGCAACGATCATACAGAGCCCATCACGCTTAGATGATTCTTTGCCAAGGAACGGATTTGCGTGGTGGGTCCAGGACAAGCCAAGACCTCTCTCGGAGCTTGGGCATTCGTTGCCGACAGGATCCTATCAAATTCTCGGCAAAACAGGCTGCGCCTGTCTCGTCATTCCACAGTATCAACTGGTCGCAGTGCGAATGTATAATCAAACCGGCGCCAATCCACATGGATACGATTATTTAGAGGATATTCAAGCCTTCGGGGATACCGTCCTCGCCTGCACATTACAATAG
- a CDS encoding MFS transporter, with translation MLMLGIFGAIGSRLGGYGVDRWGASRVITASVALHVVALALLPLFSGMKFMGLFLIVIIVFAMFLAGPAIQTYFIQQAPHSSNLVLSLNTSIIHFGLAAGAGAGGALVSSTSTVLYNPWLASIVVSLGLAAAIVSFYVRGKREVQTTS, from the coding sequence ATGCTGATGCTTGGCATTTTCGGGGCGATAGGATCGAGACTAGGCGGCTACGGCGTGGATCGGTGGGGTGCCTCCCGCGTCATTACGGCGAGTGTGGCATTGCATGTGGTTGCTCTCGCCCTGCTGCCCCTGTTCTCGGGGATGAAGTTCATGGGACTGTTCCTCATTGTTATTATTGTGTTCGCGATGTTCTTGGCGGGGCCAGCGATCCAGACCTATTTCATCCAGCAGGCACCGCATTCCTCGAATTTGGTACTGAGTCTGAACACTTCCATTATCCATTTTGGGTTGGCAGCAGGGGCGGGCGCCGGAGGGGCATTGGTGAGTTCGACGTCTACCGTGCTCTATAACCCATGGTTGGCCAGCATTGTTGTCTCTCTAGGTCTTGCAGCAGCAATCGTCAGCTTCTATGTGCGTGGCAAACGCGAGGTACAGACGACATCATAG
- a CDS encoding helix-turn-helix transcriptional regulator — protein sequence MPKSKRLMEMMMVVNQKRQFTVKELAQEFGISQRTVLRDLQELSELGVPLYSEVGPHGGYRVLKERILPPIAFTEEEAIAIFFATHALRHYTSLPFETESSSALGKFYYYMPEDVRARIDQMKNRVDFVTPMRKTGSPFLAQLLDAAVHQRVIRMDYESRSSRSEREVQPIGIYTKNGFWYCSAYTFMYQSIRLYRCDRILDVLPSSTEPLQSIRSMNLDTRDLEHGAGVEEPKAELHVDLSKEGVERCEAEIWSAPYVRKREDGTGSMEGEVPRSEIPYFAKFFIGLGQDARVQQPQELVDQIRLMLHALVEQYGG from the coding sequence ATGCCGAAATCCAAACGACTGATGGAGATGATGATGGTCGTTAATCAGAAGCGACAATTTACGGTGAAGGAGCTGGCTCAAGAATTCGGCATATCCCAGCGGACCGTGCTGCGGGATTTGCAGGAGTTAAGCGAGCTTGGCGTCCCCCTATATTCGGAGGTAGGACCGCATGGTGGATATCGTGTGTTGAAAGAGAGGATTTTGCCGCCGATCGCTTTTACGGAGGAAGAGGCGATTGCTATTTTTTTCGCGACGCATGCTTTGCGACACTATACTTCGCTGCCGTTCGAGACCGAGTCTTCCTCCGCTTTGGGCAAATTCTATTACTACATGCCGGAGGATGTGCGGGCTCGCATTGATCAGATGAAGAATCGGGTTGACTTTGTCACGCCGATGCGAAAGACGGGTTCGCCATTTCTGGCGCAATTGCTGGACGCTGCTGTTCACCAGAGAGTGATCCGCATGGACTATGAATCCCGCAGCAGCAGGTCGGAACGAGAGGTTCAACCGATTGGCATTTATACCAAGAACGGCTTCTGGTATTGTTCAGCTTACACATTTATGTATCAATCGATACGCCTATATCGTTGTGATCGCATTCTTGACGTGCTTCCATCCTCAACGGAGCCGCTGCAGTCGATTCGCTCGATGAATTTAGATACGAGGGATTTGGAACACGGGGCGGGTGTAGAAGAACCCAAGGCGGAGCTGCATGTTGACCTTAGTAAAGAAGGCGTGGAACGATGCGAAGCCGAGATCTGGTCTGCGCCCTATGTTAGGAAGCGGGAGGATGGAACGGGTTCGATGGAAGGTGAAGTCCCGCGCAGTGAAATCCCCTATTTCGCGAAATTCTTCATCGGGCTTGGTCAGGATGCAAGGGTGCAGCAGCCGCAGGAGCTAGTGGATCAGATCCGTCTGATGCTTCATGCGCTCGTAGAGCAATATGGGGGATGA
- a CDS encoding MFS transporter — MHRLTIYLLALGVFFTATAEIVVSGILPMIARDLGISIALAGQLITAYSLAFAIGTPIVVALTARLERRLVLVSALIAFMLGSAVAVSGTDITILMVSRVILGVSAGVYLVVALGVVAKLVSAERIGGSIGTIILGFSAAMILGVPMGIAIASWLNWQAIFIVLGVLSLFVTLALYRLLPQLDGEAPIPWQQQVKVLGSTVIVSGLLLTFFRESGNSVFFTYVAPFMTDMLQMDIRRALA; from the coding sequence ATGCATCGATTAACAATTTATTTATTAGCACTGGGGGTCTTCTTCACTGCGACGGCAGAGATTGTGGTCTCCGGGATTCTTCCAATGATCGCGCGGGATTTGGGCATCTCCATCGCGCTTGCAGGTCAGCTCATCACGGCGTATTCGCTTGCGTTCGCAATCGGAACGCCGATTGTCGTCGCGCTTACAGCGCGATTGGAACGCAGGCTAGTGCTCGTCAGTGCATTGATCGCGTTCATGCTAGGGAGTGCCGTCGCCGTGTCGGGTACGGATATAACCATCCTCATGGTGTCGCGAGTCATTCTTGGCGTAAGTGCCGGGGTATATCTTGTTGTTGCTCTCGGCGTGGTGGCGAAGCTCGTCTCTGCGGAACGGATTGGAGGCTCGATCGGTACGATTATTCTCGGATTCAGTGCGGCGATGATCTTGGGCGTCCCGATGGGGATTGCGATCGCGTCATGGCTGAACTGGCAGGCGATATTCATCGTGCTCGGCGTTCTCAGTTTATTCGTTACGTTGGCGCTCTATCGTCTTCTGCCACAGCTGGATGGAGAGGCGCCGATACCTTGGCAGCAGCAAGTGAAGGTATTGGGTAGTACCGTTATTGTCAGCGGTTTGCTGCTGACGTTCTTCCGCGAGTCAGGCAATTCCGTGTTCTTCACGTATGTTGCACCGTTTATGACAGACATGCTGCAGATGGATATACGACGAGCATTAGCGTGA
- a CDS encoding YciI family protein, producing MRFMMIVKATTDSEAGVMPSQELIDAMQKYNEELVKAGVLLAADGLMPSANGIRISYPEPGGKPKVIDGPFTEAKEMIAGYTLIEVKSREEAIEWAMRMPDPHGFGQGEIELRQVFEVEDLMADPETLARETLLRKQLEEQKQA from the coding sequence ATGAGATTTATGATGATTGTCAAAGCAACAACAGATTCGGAAGCAGGGGTTATGCCAAGCCAGGAGCTTATTGATGCGATGCAGAAATACAACGAGGAACTGGTGAAGGCCGGCGTCCTGCTCGCGGCAGATGGCCTCATGCCAAGCGCAAACGGAATTCGGATTTCCTATCCTGAACCTGGCGGCAAACCCAAAGTGATCGACGGTCCATTTACCGAGGCGAAGGAGATGATTGCAGGGTATACGCTGATCGAAGTGAAATCCCGGGAAGAAGCAATCGAATGGGCGATGCGTATGCCGGACCCGCATGGCTTCGGTCAGGGGGAGATTGAGCTAAGGCAGGTATTTGAGGTCGAAGATTTGATGGCCGACCCCGAGACATTGGCAAGGGAAACGCTGCTGCGTAAGCAGCTTGAGGAGCAGAAGCAAGCGTGA
- a CDS encoding ABC transporter ATP-binding protein, translated as MTVLEVDIVEAGYEVHEPKIHAIQFQVKPGELVGLIGPNGAGKSTTMKSLMGLLKHCKGEIRFTGPQQSYGYIPEKPIMYDAMTLWEHLELAAAAYDLPVEVFEQRANELLRQFRLQDVKHQLPASFSKGMQQKMMLVIGFLTEPDVYIVDEPFVGLDPRATKDFLRMLDLERKRGAGVLMSTHVLDTAERICSSFVMVDQGRVVASGTLAEIQAQSGLPEGTLLDCFDALT; from the coding sequence ATGACTGTATTAGAAGTAGATATTGTGGAAGCGGGTTATGAAGTCCATGAGCCGAAAATCCATGCGATTCAATTTCAAGTGAAACCGGGTGAATTGGTCGGGCTGATCGGGCCGAACGGTGCAGGCAAAAGTACGACGATGAAGAGCTTGATGGGCTTATTGAAACATTGCAAAGGTGAGATTCGATTCACCGGGCCGCAGCAGTCCTACGGCTATATTCCGGAGAAGCCGATCATGTATGATGCGATGACGCTGTGGGAGCATCTGGAGCTGGCGGCGGCAGCCTACGATCTGCCGGTCGAAGTCTTCGAACAGCGAGCGAATGAGCTGCTGCGGCAATTCCGGCTGCAGGATGTTAAGCATCAGCTCCCAGCGAGCTTCTCCAAAGGCATGCAGCAGAAAATGATGCTCGTCATCGGCTTCTTGACCGAACCGGACGTCTACATCGTGGACGAGCCTTTCGTCGGGCTGGACCCGAGAGCGACGAAGGACTTCTTACGCATGCTCGATCTGGAACGGAAACGCGGCGCGGGCGTGCTGATGTCGACGCATGTGCTGGATACAGCAGAGCGAATCTGCAGTTCCTTCGTCATGGTCGACCAAGGGAGAGTCGTGGCGAGCGGGACTCTTGCGGAGATCCAAGCGCAGAGCGGATTGCCGGAGGGTACACTGCTCGATTGTTTTGATGCTTTAACTTGA
- a CDS encoding anthrone oxygenase family protein produces the protein MEKWIVSLTYFSALGAGLMAGLFFAFSTFVMTALERIPKSHGISAMQSINQTILNPLFGLVFGGTALACLVLAIISFFRLGTVSANLVLAASLLYLIGVILITMVCNVPLNDALAVVDPNSAAGADVWRTYLDRWLPWNHVRTIASIGSLVLFILALRFKS, from the coding sequence GTGGAAAAATGGATAGTGAGCTTAACGTATTTCTCCGCACTTGGTGCTGGGCTGATGGCTGGGTTATTTTTTGCATTTTCGACCTTTGTGATGACAGCGCTTGAACGAATCCCGAAGTCGCATGGCATTAGCGCGATGCAATCGATCAACCAGACTATTTTAAATCCCTTGTTCGGGCTTGTATTTGGCGGCACAGCCTTAGCCTGTCTTGTCCTCGCGATTATCTCCTTCTTCCGTTTAGGCACCGTGAGTGCCAATCTGGTGCTGGCAGCCAGTCTGCTCTATTTGATCGGGGTCATCTTGATCACGATGGTATGCAACGTACCGTTAAATGACGCGCTTGCTGTTGTGGATCCGAATAGCGCAGCTGGCGCCGACGTATGGCGTACCTATTTGGACCGATGGCTGCCTTGGAATCATGTGCGTACCATCGCATCGATTGGATCGCTTGTTTTGTTTATTCTCGCACTTCGCTTTAAGTCCTAA
- a CDS encoding esterase/lipase family protein, whose translation MPTRRTNRTPLVFVPGVFGSMSSSIIRGTGHWSFGVAGVFYEPFIDMLKQMGYRLHMDLFIAYYDWRQRIPDIVENYLKPVIQEAKRVSGASRVNLVCHSMGGLVARGYVQSLPYWNDVDQLIMLCTPNAGSPSNYVYWTGGALAPGAETPENIVTIAMNSYLDNVKHDHPDDPIEAVHTVFPSLLELVPAREYGNYLIVGPKEEMRFVPYSAMRVQNAFLDRLNAGRAIIQHRGIQVTVIAGIETRTVQMLRRVQGDIRSEDSGAVWQAILSDTGDGNVLVSSVFVVEGDQYLVEGNHMQVLLRSESILRSKLTRDK comes from the coding sequence ATGCCGACACGACGTACGAACCGGACGCCCCTTGTCTTTGTCCCAGGGGTGTTCGGATCCATGAGCAGCAGCATTATACGAGGGACGGGGCACTGGAGCTTCGGCGTGGCGGGCGTGTTCTACGAGCCGTTCATAGATATGCTGAAGCAGATGGGCTACCGTTTACACATGGATTTGTTCATCGCTTACTATGATTGGCGGCAGCGTATTCCAGACATTGTCGAGAACTACTTGAAGCCTGTCATTCAGGAGGCCAAGCGTGTATCGGGGGCATCCCGGGTGAATCTCGTCTGCCATAGCATGGGGGGCTTGGTTGCACGAGGATACGTGCAGAGCCTGCCTTATTGGAATGATGTCGATCAGCTCATCATGTTGTGTACGCCGAATGCAGGATCGCCTTCCAATTATGTCTACTGGACGGGCGGGGCGCTAGCGCCGGGGGCGGAGACACCGGAGAATATCGTGACGATCGCAATGAACAGCTATCTGGACAATGTGAAGCATGATCATCCGGATGATCCGATCGAAGCTGTCCATACAGTATTCCCGAGCTTGCTGGAGCTTGTGCCGGCAAGAGAATACGGGAATTACTTGATCGTCGGACCGAAGGAGGAGATGCGGTTCGTTCCTTATTCTGCGATGCGGGTACAGAACGCCTTTCTTGACCGGCTGAATGCAGGACGCGCGATCATACAACATCGCGGGATTCAGGTGACTGTCATTGCGGGGATCGAGACTCGTACTGTGCAGATGCTTCGTAGGGTCCAAGGGGATATCCGTTCGGAAGATAGCGGAGCCGTCTGGCAGGCGATCCTCAGTGATACCGGCGATGGCAATGTATTGGTGAGCAGCGTTTTTGTTGTCGAAGGCGATCAATATCTCGTTGAAGGCAATCATATGCAGGTGCTCTTGCGGAGCGAATCTATTCTTCGTTCGAAGTTGACTCGCGATAAGTGA
- a CDS encoding alpha/beta fold hydrolase, with amino-acid sequence MYTTTSKDGTKIAYDKSGRGPSLILVAGAFSYRKFPGQVQLANLLSEQFTVYNYDRRGRGDSGDASVYDVAHEIEDLEALIEEAGGSAYVWGLSSGAVLALQAAARGAKITKLALHEPPFIVDSAGHKPPSDFAQHVTELIAADRRADAIKYFMTQGMGAPSFVVALMRLMPGVWTKLMAVAHTLPYDAALLNGYMDGKPLPADLWRTAVMPTIILEGTESPIQLRNGAKALAGVLPNAQLRSKKGLGHTKKLNAQIIAAELNAFF; translated from the coding sequence ATGTACACCACAACATCGAAGGACGGAACGAAAATTGCATATGACAAATCGGGCCGCGGGCCATCGCTTATTCTGGTAGCGGGCGCATTCAGCTATCGTAAATTTCCGGGTCAGGTGCAGCTCGCAAATCTGTTATCGGAGCAATTTACCGTATACAACTATGATCGCCGCGGTCGCGGGGATAGCGGCGATGCTTCCGTATACGATGTTGCGCATGAGATCGAAGACCTTGAAGCGTTGATCGAGGAAGCCGGCGGCTCGGCTTATGTGTGGGGGCTATCGTCTGGTGCGGTGCTTGCACTGCAGGCGGCAGCGCGTGGGGCGAAGATTACGAAGCTGGCGCTGCATGAACCGCCATTCATCGTGGATTCCGCGGGCCACAAGCCGCCGAGCGATTTCGCGCAGCACGTTACGGAGCTGATCGCTGCGGACCGCCGGGCGGATGCGATCAAATATTTCATGACACAAGGTATGGGAGCTCCTTCGTTCGTCGTCGCATTGATGCGGTTGATGCCGGGGGTATGGACGAAACTGATGGCGGTTGCGCATACGCTTCCTTATGATGCAGCGCTGCTGAACGGCTATATGGATGGGAAGCCGCTCCCTGCGGATCTGTGGAGGACGGCTGTAATGCCAACGATCATCCTCGAAGGAACAGAGAGTCCGATCCAGTTGCGCAACGGGGCTAAGGCGCTGGCAGGTGTTCTGCCGAATGCGCAGCTGCGGAGCAAGAAAGGGCTTGGACATACCAAGAAACTCAACGCTCAGATAATCGCTGCGGAGCTGAACGCATTTTTCTAG